Part of the Henckelia pumila isolate YLH828 chromosome 2, ASM3356847v2, whole genome shotgun sequence genome is shown below.
gGCATTAATGTACATGGTAGAATATATAGTTACCAAACTCTTGAACAAAACATCAATGAGACTTGGCTAcgttttcttgatggatatgGCCGGAGATTCAAGCATTGACGGCAATACGAGTGGAGAAAGAAGAGGGATTGGATCGTTACGACCAAAATAAGATGCATTTGTCGTGGTAGTAGTTGTTGTTGTTGGTGGTGACGCTGATTCTTTAACCATACCTACAACAGAATTCGGTGTACCTTTACATTCGATAGAACAGTCGCCTGGCTTTATCTGCAGGGGTCGAGGCGCTCGTTTTTGCAATCGACTCAAAGGCTGATTTCGAGTACTGATCCCAAAATCTTGAGCTGGAGACAGGGATTGGAATCCTGGAAAATCCTTATCAGTACAACCCTCCATTGCATTCGAATGAATCTTGACCTGTTGTTTGGAGCTAGGAGAGTGAAAGAACATTACAGTACTTATTCAAGTTTTTATAAGtacaatatattttattattgttgctTGTTGGAATGGTTGATAGATACAATACAAATATAAATGAAAATGCACGGGGTCGGGTTTCACGTGGCATACTCAGACATAAACTATAGTATAGTACAATttggtatatatattttttagcaaACTAGTAATATATTTATACAGTGgtgtgcgtgtgtgtgtgtgtgggtaTTTGAGATGGTGAGCATTTCTATTCATTCTTGGACGATGTGATTGGTAGGATGGTCAAGATCGTGGAAACATGTGAGGGCTAGTTTTTGCTTTGTGTTACGCCATGCCTTCACAATAGTATGATACATGATTCGATCAGAACATGGTCCAGCCTGGTATAGGGTCCAGAACAAACATGGTAGGTCTCGTAAATATTGTATACATTTTCGAGAAAAGGGTGAgatcttattttttttgaaatttaaatatcttttatatatcatttgaataaagattagattaatatagcttCTCTAGGGTCCCTCGCGATCGAGTAGCGATAAATTTGACCATCTAAAGATCAATTATTGATGTGTGTGGTATATATGGTATGGGGACACCACAGAATTATGTCTAATCAACATTTGAACCTAACATTTAGCGGCCACCAGCGATAAATCTAGCTCCTATGTTGTAGTAGTGGACGTTCACAAGACTTTTGTTGAGATTTACACGTGATCAGCTCGTTATGAGATGATTTTATATAGATTTATATTCGTGAAACGGATCAATTTGATTTATACATGTAGTGTGAATTCATGTTTGTGACATAAATTAATATGTGAACCTTTTCATAGAATTTTGTatgtttatatattaaaattttttagccatattttgaaatatttttaactatatttaatttttatgtggGTTTCTAAATTTCTTTATACGGTCTAGACAATGTATCCAAAATTGGTACATGCACGGGTTGTGCATGTGGCATGCGTAAAATGACGTCGTACCCGGCCCATGGTCGTTCTGGTCAAAGaggttaattaataattattaatggTGGTGCAaccataatatttaatttagaaattaatatCAACCCTTAAATTCACGAGTGATGGAAATAAGACAAAATGTGTGGCTCCCTCCAGATTTAATTTAGTTCAAGAATGTAATTAAAGGGGTATTAGCTAGCTAGAACCATGTTGAATCATTTTTACAAGTTATTAAAAAATTCTCATAATATATGTTTAGGAATAATTTATAGCTATTGATAGAGCATGTGAAGTGTTGATTTAAGAAGCTAATAATTTAGCACTCAGAACAGTGCATGTAAGTTTGTAACACGTACATCATGGCAAAAATAATTTTAGCTAGTACCTAGCACCTACATTTTGTTTTAGTATTtcataaacaatttaaatctaACAAGATTTCCACATATTAGGAAACCTTTCATTTTTCGTAAATCTTGTTCCTATAGTTTAATatcttatatttatatatatatatatatatagatattggGTTATATTTGACATGATTTATGTGTTTGAAGCATTATATGTATGAGCCGATGACGTTTAGCTCATCTGGCAAGGTCCCTAATATGGGACGAGGTCTCGAGTTCGAGATTCAATTGTGACAATCCCCTCCCAACTCAAAAAAAAGGCATTATATGTATGAAAAAAACccctttttaacaaaaaaaaatttatgagagATTTGTGCCGAAACTTATGCcgttttaaaaatatgtatactttatataataaataagtttagcttcaaaataaaatatattacataAGTTTTAAAGTTACATTCAACAATGTTGCTGTGGTGTAGTGGTTATCACGTCAGTCTTACACACTGAAGGTCCCCAGTTCGATCCTGGGCAGCaacattgatttttttttaactttttatttattgatttatttttttgaacgaTTATCAGTGTACTATACATTTTTGTTATCAAATAAAAAAAGAGGCTTAACAATCTCTTCCctcaattaaaataaagaatgaaaaaaacaaaaaaaaaaaaaaaacgaatctTTAATATGGTTGTAATATTAACTTCACGATTTAAGAATTGGGTGATCTCCCATGCACATAATAATGACATTCAATGTTTATCGACCATTCTACATTAATAGATTGGTCAAATTTAATCCTTTAAAAGGGTTAACCCCGAAGGAAAccccattccacatgagtcagaagttcattggctcatgcggagggtaaatcgagggatgtgcacgagcgacaGGGACCTGAAGTAGGGAGCACATGGCCCAAtcccagagcataccccaacaatatttcagcagtgaatatgctccacacgaggatcgaacccgcaacgctggggaatttcttcccacgtcacctcaggccttaccaactcgcctatgcccctgtGGGCTTGTCAAATTTAATGCTATACACTAATGTGCATCTTGATGAATGGTAGTCCAATAATACATCAATCTAATATGATCCTATATTTTACTTGCACTATTTTTCTTCATTtggtttagttttttttttttttaatgtagtGCGTTTAATAATTTAATGCGTTAATTGAGACCATTTGGTATAAGTACGTAATACACTTCTTAATTTGTTCCAGTTATTAGTGCATTACTTAAAGTACACCACtgattattaattttgttaATCTAGATATGCtaataattaagaaaaatattttttttaaaaaaaaatcatatgatGATTTGTGAATttggcaataaatataaattcgaaTGCGTGCATGTCGGAATGAACATTAATGCATACTCGGAATATCCATCCATTCGAACATTAATTAGCTCTAATGACCGAATAAGAAGACACGTGAATGAAGATTTTTTGTAAAGATGTACGTATGATGaatatacataatttttaaaattaaaatctaatctaatctaatgTCTGACTTTATTTATAAACAAATAACAAATTAGATAAAGAAAGTTGTATATATCTGTGTTTCTATATGGCAGAATTCAAAGCGGCGTGCTGATGTTTGGTTTACCCGTCTGAGATTGAAATCTTCTGttagtattatttattcaaaatccTCTCTCAGAATTTCTTGTTTAGCTGCCTGAGATTCTCTGCTACTGAACTGAAGCAGAGCCAAGGTTTTCTCTAGTTTCTTGCTTGCTTACCTACCTCACAAAATTCTTACATGCATGTACGTGTGATCACAACAACATACATACATGCATACACGTAAATATATACAcctacatacatatatatatatatgtgtatgtataggtATAATATATATgcctgtgtgtgtgtgtgtgtgtgtgtgttcgtgtgtatgtatatatatgatcTCCCCGTTTGCGCAAACATTTCTTGAAATCCTTGTGAATTGATCAAGAGTATTCTCTGGGCTACTAATCAAGCTGGTAGAAAGTGAAGTTGATTTTtagcacttttttttttttactaatatatttgtatgtttCGATGTTACAGTGGTAATTTTCTTGATGATTGTGCGTGTGTCGTTTGGGCATTATAAATTTTCTTGAAGGGTTCCCAAAGAACCAAATCTGTCTTAATTTAAGGATTGTGGCATATACTTTACAGTTTACTCAACCCTCGGAGAAAGTCAGATTATGGAGGATCCCATAGcgtataaaatatatatataatttgttaAGTATTTTAGCGTAATTTTATATCTGCAGAGAGAGAGTGATTGGGGACGTAGAATGCAAAAGGGATAAGTACTGGACCTTTTTTCTTTCTCTAACTTTGAGgaagaaattaaatattaagttgtTTTCAGCAGTTTTAAGGTTTCTTGGGGTGTTTGAAAAATGGCCACTTTTTCTTGTCCTCTTCTACTTTACTTCCACAGAGGGGAAAGGACTCAAAGTTCAAAGTCTATTGTTTATACTTCTGTATTATAATAAAGGTCTTTTGTTTTTTGGAGTGGGATCAAACCAGCTTTCTGAGAATTAAAGCAACCTAGAACCATTTAATTCATGGAATCCAGAAGCTTGAAGTTGTGCTGCATGGAAACCATTTAATATGAAGTTATCTTTAATTTGGTTCATTATATGTGTTGCTTGTAGTttgctttgattttatttaaattgtGAACACATGTTATTTCGTTCGTGAAGGATAGTAGAATCAGAGCTCGACATTGTACGAGTCCAAAAGATTTCTGAAGGAGATGGAATCTGAAGCCACCTTCGAAATCAAAGAAACATGTCGGCTAAAAGGTTCGAAAATGGGTGATCTTCGGAATGCTAAGGCCTGGAATGTTCTTACGAAGGAAAACGACAGTATGCCGACGTATTCCTCAAGAAAGGAGGATCAAAATGGGCACTTGTATCCTGTCACTTGTCTGGATGGAGATTCAGATTCATTTTCTTCTGGATCACCCTCAAAAAGTTCTCTATCAGAGGGAATAACTAAGGATTCTGATCCACAGGACTTGATGCAGAAAGGTGAAGCTGAAACTTTCATAGTTAGCACACTTCCCATACAAGAATTTAGTACACGTTGTGTCCTAAATTTATTCCTGGACTCTTTGGACATTGAAGAGAATAAATCTATAGCTCGGAGAGAGGTTTGTTTCACTAAATTTTCATCCATTTGCATCCGTGCTGCTGTCTCCTAGCTATCGTCTCTGATGCGTCCTTTCGCCTAGAACAATTATTGCTTTAGTGGTTTGGTTTAAGCTGACATAAGTTGCTAACATGTGCAGATTCCTTCAAGAAAATCAGTGTCCCAAAAATATGCTGCATCATCAGCAGAATCAGAATCAAATGAAGATGTTCAAGCTAGGAACAGATCATACAGTGATGCGATAATTGAAAATGTGAAGCGACAGCCAATGCCCAAACGTGAAAATCCAATGGTTGACAGGAACTCATCTACTATCCAAATCCAATTCACTTGCAATGATCAAGATTCTGAAAACAATGATAGCCAAGTTATGGAAACACTTTGTACTAAGCACGAGCACGTGAAATCTGGTAATGAATCGGTTACCACCCTAATTCAACATGACGACGGAGAGTCGAGCTTTTCTGCATCCGGCCTCGTTGCTTTTTCGGGGTCCATTGCCTATTCCAGGAGCTTATCCCTTCGTTCTGATTACAGTGCCACCAGTGCTAGATCTTTTGCTTTTCCTATGTAAACTCTTACGTTTCTTGAACGCTGCTTGTTTTTCTTTTGGAATGTTCATTGATTTTCTAACTGAAACTTCTCTGCTTTAATGACAGATTGCAATCTGAATGGAATAGTAGCCCGGAAAGGATGGCAGAAGCAGATAAGAGACATTTTAGGAAGCATAGGTTGTGGACATCAGGTTTTCTCTGTTGTAGATTCTGAACGGTATATTACCACAAGTTGTATTTTATAGAGCTCGTTTACAAAATTAATAATGCTTACGCAACTAGCAGAAGCCTACTTACGTTGTCAGGATTTTTGGTATGAAAATCGACTTTTGGCTTATtaaatcagagatttcaagaaTTGGTATTAACAATGATAATCTTGTTTTATTTTAGTTCCTAAGTTGTTGAGATTATAACTGCTTTCATCAAGGCAGAATTTGGCAGAGGAAGTTATATGTATGGTTTTAATTCTACTATCATATTATGCATAATTAGTCAACATCCAGAGACTTAACACTCGATACAAAATCAGCAGCAGCCTTAACAAAACTAAATGTCTAATTATACATTGAAATTTTAGTTCAGAATTCCAATTTATCTCCGAGAGTTGACGAAGCAGCCGAACTTCTACATTTCAAGATCCCCTAAGGTTGAAGAACTGCATTTATCCACCACGCACACATTGAAGGATGCCGTTGTATTATGAACATAAAATGCCCCCAATATTATAAAGAAAACACATAATATACAATCGACTACAAGCCTAAACCAACGGATGAAAGAAACCCCAAGTTAAGAACCGACGGTTCGAGCCTTTGAGGCCATGATAGTATTGTCGTATCTTCATCCTTTTTTCTGCTTGTGACAGTACTGTCATATCTTCATCCTTTTTTGTGCTTGATCAAAGTCTTCACCGTAAGTTGCGTCATGAAACGGCCCTTTTGGTTGGTTTCCAGAAGTATCATTATCCTAAAGTGCACTTTACAATTTATTACACGAAATTTTGAATCGCAGACTGCTGCAGTTCTAAAGGTTTAGACTCTTGCTATCCTGGAATCCTCGAGCAGAAAAAAGTACTCGAAAAATCAAATTACGAATGATAATGTGCATACCTTATTCGTTGAAAACACTGGAATTGATCCTCTATTTGATCGTTTTCCAAGGTTGATCTGTACTGAAATGTTGGCTTGAGACAAATCCAAACCAGTGCTCTGAAGTGCTTGTGTTAATGAATTCAGTAGCCTACAAGTGATCGAATTTCAGACCAGTTAAAATTTCACAGATGAAGGGTTTCATGGAAGGGAGGCACCTTAAGTGAGATTCCTCAATCAATAGTTTGTTGATAACTGAATATAATACTCGACCACTGCCATAGATCAGTAAATTGTGCAATAGACAGATATTATAATGGTTTAGTTCATCATAAAAATCAGTCTGAACGGCGACAGTGAAGAAAATTATAAACAGAAGTCCATTGCACAATTTACTGATCTATGGCAGTATCAGTCTGAACGGCGACAGTGAAGAAAATTATAAACAGAAGTCCACTTCAACAGAATGTAAGAGTATGCTAATTACCCTTGGGAATAAGTACTTGAAATGCTGATTGTTCCACCCTCTACTGTCAGCTCATCCTGATGGTTAGTAGCATCAGCAGCCACAGAATACTCGGGTAACTGTGCATCTGAAGCTGTCATATTT
Proteins encoded:
- the LOC140885522 gene encoding uncharacterized protein, whose translation is MESEATFEIKETCRLKGSKMGDLRNAKAWNVLTKENDSMPTYSSRKEDQNGHLYPVTCLDGDSDSFSSGSPSKSSLSEGITKDSDPQDLMQKGEAETFIVSTLPIQEFSTRCVLNLFLDSLDIEENKSIARREIPSRKSVSQKYAASSAESESNEDVQARNRSYSDAIIENVKRQPMPKRENPMVDRNSSTIQIQFTCNDQDSENNDSQVMETLCTKHEHVKSGNESVTTLIQHDDGESSFSASGLVAFSGSIAYSRSLSLRSDYSATSARSFAFPILQSEWNSSPERMAEADKRHFRKHRLWTSGFLCCRF